Proteins encoded in a region of the Ruegeria sp. AD91A genome:
- a CDS encoding TetR/AcrR family transcriptional regulator, whose protein sequence is MNECSAQNASKRTQIIEAAVAEFQEKGFAAASMDRISARAEVSKRTLYKYFESKENLFRSIVVELSSRFAEVLEIRYEKGRDIRTQLTELAWAEGRILMRPDVIAMARMVISETLRNPTLAAEAQGKLDKTATFIAMLKDAAEDGQLRIDDPERAGREFIGLIKARAFWPLLFTGGALSEPEMTETIESSVQMVMSRYGV, encoded by the coding sequence ATGAACGAATGCAGCGCACAGAATGCGTCCAAGCGCACACAGATCATCGAAGCTGCCGTGGCCGAGTTCCAGGAAAAGGGATTTGCCGCGGCCAGTATGGACCGCATTTCAGCAAGGGCCGAAGTGTCCAAGCGTACGTTGTACAAGTACTTTGAAAGTAAAGAGAACCTGTTCCGCTCCATCGTGGTCGAATTGTCCAGTCGCTTTGCTGAAGTGCTGGAAATCCGGTATGAAAAAGGTCGTGACATTCGTACGCAACTGACCGAACTGGCCTGGGCCGAGGGACGTATTCTGATGCGGCCCGATGTTATCGCGATGGCCCGGATGGTGATCAGCGAAACTTTGCGCAACCCGACGCTTGCGGCGGAAGCTCAGGGCAAGCTGGACAAGACGGCGACATTCATTGCCATGCTCAAGGATGCGGCAGAGGATGGGCAGCTTCGGATCGATGACCCGGAACGGGCCGGGCGCGAATTCATTGGCCTGATCAAGGCACGCGCCTTCTGGCCGCTGCTGTTTACGGGCGGGGCGCTCAGCGAACCCGAGATGACGGAAACGATCGAAAGCAGTGTCCAGATGGTGATGAGTCGATATGGTGTCTGA
- the dusA gene encoding tRNA dihydrouridine(20/20a) synthase DusA codes for MTGKATQAARVSVAPMMDWTDRHCRYFHRLLSAETLLYTEMVTAPALVRGGAVHLLDHSPEEHPVALQLGGSDPEELAQAARLGAEAGYDEINLNCGCPSDRVQSGTFGAVLMKNPGRVADCVAAMREAVNVDVTVKCRIGVDDQEPEEVLPAFLEHISAAGCQRVTIHARKAWLQGLSPKENRDIPPLDYDLVHRMKDEFSDLHISINGGINTLDEAAAHLEAGLDGVMIGRAAYHQPGDVLSDADRRIFGAGTTRDPFAIVQHMVPYVERHLAGGGRLHQITRHMLGLFAGRPGARAWRRALSEGAVQDGAGPEVMLRALDHVAPMAEV; via the coding sequence GTGACAGGCAAGGCAACACAGGCAGCGCGTGTGAGCGTGGCGCCGATGATGGATTGGACAGATCGCCACTGTCGCTATTTTCATCGGCTGCTCAGCGCGGAAACGTTGCTGTATACCGAGATGGTGACGGCACCGGCGCTCGTGCGTGGCGGGGCGGTGCATCTGTTGGACCATTCTCCTGAAGAACACCCGGTTGCTTTGCAACTCGGCGGCTCTGACCCGGAAGAATTGGCGCAGGCCGCGCGTTTGGGGGCTGAGGCCGGGTATGATGAGATCAATCTGAACTGCGGCTGTCCGTCGGATCGGGTGCAATCCGGCACTTTCGGCGCTGTCTTGATGAAAAACCCAGGCCGCGTTGCCGACTGTGTGGCTGCCATGCGCGAAGCGGTGAACGTGGATGTCACTGTTAAATGCCGCATCGGCGTGGATGACCAGGAGCCGGAAGAGGTATTGCCCGCGTTTCTTGAGCACATCAGCGCGGCAGGTTGCCAAAGGGTAACAATCCATGCCCGCAAGGCGTGGTTGCAAGGGCTGAGCCCCAAGGAAAACCGGGATATCCCGCCCTTGGACTATGATCTTGTGCATCGGATGAAGGATGAGTTTTCGGATCTTCACATATCGATCAATGGCGGCATCAACACGCTGGACGAGGCAGCCGCACATCTGGAAGCCGGTCTGGATGGGGTGATGATCGGCCGAGCCGCGTACCATCAGCCGGGCGATGTCCTGTCGGATGCTGACCGACGCATCTTTGGTGCCGGAACAACGCGTGATCCGTTCGCGATCGTTCAACACATGGTGCCTTATGTGGAACGACATCTTGCGGGCGGCGGGCGTTTGCACCAGATCACGCGTCATATGTTGGGCCTTTTCGCAGGTCGTCCCGGAGCCCGCGCATGGCGGCGTGCCTTGTCGGAAGGGGCTGTGCAGGATGGGGCCGGACCCGAGGTGATGCTGCGGGCACTGGATCATGTGGCGCCCATGGCAGAAGTTTAA
- a CDS encoding sulfite exporter TauE/SafE family protein: protein MPETMLLTQMLGLLLVIGALAGVLAGLLGVGGGIVLVPAFFYAFQTLGYGGPQLMQLCLATSLATIIVTSVRSVLAHNKKGAVDWDILRGWGPGIVVGAIIGVLVASALRTEALQALFGILGMVIGAYLGLGRSDWRLGDVMPGGITRAILSPAVGFLSVLMGIGGGSFGVPLMSLYNTPIHRAVATAAGFGVIIAVPSVIGFLFMDIAPEHRPPLTIGAVNLVAFGIVVAMTMITAPWGVKLAHAMDPKPLKRVFAVFLTLVALNMLRKAIGL from the coding sequence ATGCCCGAGACGATGTTGCTGACCCAGATGCTGGGCCTTTTGCTTGTGATCGGAGCGCTGGCCGGCGTACTTGCCGGATTGCTGGGGGTTGGCGGTGGAATTGTTTTGGTGCCCGCCTTTTTCTATGCGTTTCAAACTCTAGGATATGGCGGTCCGCAGTTGATGCAACTGTGTCTGGCCACGTCGCTGGCAACGATAATCGTGACATCGGTCCGATCCGTTCTTGCGCACAATAAGAAGGGTGCGGTGGATTGGGATATCCTGCGCGGTTGGGGGCCGGGTATCGTCGTCGGGGCGATCATCGGGGTTCTGGTTGCTTCGGCTCTGCGCACCGAGGCCTTGCAGGCGCTGTTCGGCATACTGGGAATGGTGATCGGAGCTTACCTTGGGCTGGGACGTTCGGACTGGCGGCTAGGGGATGTCATGCCCGGTGGAATAACGCGGGCCATCCTGTCTCCCGCGGTCGGGTTTCTTTCCGTTCTGATGGGGATAGGCGGTGGTAGTTTTGGTGTGCCGCTGATGAGTCTTTACAACACGCCGATCCACCGTGCCGTGGCAACCGCGGCCGGATTTGGTGTGATCATTGCCGTGCCCTCGGTCATCGGGTTTTTGTTCATGGATATTGCACCGGAACATCGGCCACCGCTGACCATTGGGGCGGTCAATCTTGTGGCTTTCGGTATTGTCGTGGCAATGACGATGATCACCGCGCCTTGGGGGGTGAAGCTGGCCCATGCGATGGACCCGAAACCTTTGAAGCGCGTATTCGCTGTGTTCCTTACACTGGTGGCGCTCAATATGCTTCGCAAGGCAATAGGTTTGTGA
- a CDS encoding STAS/SEC14 domain-containing protein, which translates to MITVHTNSDGALIEVELSGQVTSADYADVLVPAIEAALTEHDSVRLLAIVQPEFKGYDLGAAWSDTKLGLSHWRGFDRIAVVADQGWVQTSIRLAAPILPCPVQVFELAELEAARRWMRESLGSIHVTDLEGPCVQISLLGKLDPEEYKQAERDLNALLHDRSGFRLLIDLREFDGWQGLSALAAHFRLASRHIGQLDRAAIVGDKSWQHMAQRVASHVLGTRTQFFPSEDIENAKTWLAAG; encoded by the coding sequence ATGATTACGGTCCATACGAATTCTGATGGTGCTTTGATAGAAGTCGAGTTGTCGGGGCAAGTCACCAGCGCCGACTACGCGGATGTCTTGGTTCCTGCGATCGAAGCAGCGCTGACCGAACACGACTCGGTTCGGCTTTTGGCCATCGTGCAGCCGGAGTTCAAGGGGTATGATTTGGGTGCGGCATGGTCTGACACCAAGCTGGGGCTCAGTCACTGGCGGGGCTTCGATCGGATCGCGGTTGTTGCCGATCAGGGCTGGGTGCAAACCAGCATCCGACTGGCGGCCCCGATCCTGCCGTGTCCCGTTCAGGTATTCGAATTGGCCGAGCTTGAGGCCGCGCGCCGCTGGATGCGCGAGTCGCTGGGATCCATTCACGTGACGGATCTGGAGGGCCCATGTGTTCAGATCAGCCTTTTGGGAAAGCTGGACCCGGAGGAATACAAGCAGGCAGAGCGCGACCTGAACGCTTTGTTGCATGATCGATCCGGGTTTCGCTTGTTGATTGACCTGAGGGAATTTGATGGCTGGCAGGGGTTGTCGGCTCTTGCAGCGCATTTTCGTCTGGCCAGCCGACATATCGGGCAACTGGACCGCGCAGCCATCGTTGGGGACAAAAGCTGGCAGCACATGGCGCAACGCGTAGCCAGTCATGTGTTGGGCACACGGACTCAGTTCTTTCCGTCCGAGGATATCGAAAATGCCAAAACCTGGTTGGCCGCCGGATAA